A portion of the Acidobacteriaceae bacterium genome contains these proteins:
- a CDS encoding type II toxin-antitoxin system VapC family toxin, whose translation MRLILDTHYLLWSMEDSPELPARIRALLADRENEIFISIASLWEIAIKISLGKLNLSGKSISDLTQFLEQAETTILPVLPSHLTVVEQMPWHHRDPFDRLIVAQAQVEGLRLVSADKVVALYLPDVIA comes from the coding sequence ATGAGGCTCATCCTCGATACGCATTATCTTCTGTGGTCGATGGAAGATAGTCCTGAGTTGCCCGCCAGAATTCGAGCCCTGCTGGCTGACCGGGAAAATGAAATATTTATCAGTATTGCTTCTTTGTGGGAGATTGCGATCAAGATTTCTCTCGGAAAGCTTAATCTCTCAGGGAAGAGCATCTCTGATCTGACGCAGTTTCTCGAACAGGCTGAAACCACGATTCTGCCGGTTCTTCCTTCACATCTGACTGTGGTGGAGCAGATGCCCTGGCACCATCGCGACCCTTTCGATCGCTTGATCGTCGCGCAGGCACAGGTGGAAGGTCTTCGGTTGGTCTCTGCAGACAAGGTTGTTGCTCTGTATCTGCCGGACGTGATCGCTTAG
- a CDS encoding MFS transporter — MLDAMTTEKPKTGTAKGAVVALALLTAMNFVNYLDRYILPAVQEQVKNEFHLTDERIGSLTFFFFVAYVCASPITGWLGDRFPRKPMIVVCALAIAGMNFLTAHVHGFWELNVRHMALGVGEACFGIFAPALIADYFAEDRRNGALTIFNVAIFAGSALGFLAGGNIAETHGWRMAFIASAVPGVIMALLILFFLREPKRVAVAESHSVDKGSALSLVKNPAYLCAILGYAAVTFAIGGISFWMPSFLQRFDGRDIGAAGTIMGTITVVCGLSGTLAGGAVAGWWSKKTGKALYWVPALSAILTVPFALLCFFGPKGWTLPMLGVSLFFISLGTGPINAATLNAVPANLRSAAMAGQLFVLHVFGDMPSSWVIGAVSQRSNLRLGLGITLISMVVGAVIFGLGARYAPKLSHTVEATA, encoded by the coding sequence ATGCTCGACGCGATGACTACGGAGAAGCCCAAAACAGGTACGGCCAAAGGTGCGGTGGTTGCTCTCGCGCTGTTGACCGCCATGAACTTCGTCAACTACCTCGACCGCTACATTCTGCCGGCGGTGCAGGAACAGGTGAAGAACGAGTTTCACCTGACGGATGAGCGCATCGGCTCACTGACGTTCTTCTTCTTCGTGGCCTATGTCTGCGCTTCGCCGATCACAGGTTGGCTGGGGGACCGATTCCCGCGTAAGCCGATGATTGTGGTGTGCGCGCTGGCGATTGCGGGCATGAACTTTTTGACCGCACACGTGCACGGTTTCTGGGAGCTGAACGTTCGGCACATGGCGCTGGGCGTGGGGGAGGCCTGCTTTGGCATCTTCGCGCCTGCGCTGATTGCGGACTACTTTGCGGAAGATCGTCGCAACGGTGCGCTGACAATTTTCAATGTGGCAATTTTTGCAGGGTCGGCGCTCGGGTTTCTGGCGGGCGGCAATATTGCAGAGACGCATGGCTGGCGCATGGCGTTCATTGCCAGCGCCGTTCCGGGCGTCATTATGGCGCTGCTGATCCTGTTCTTCCTGCGGGAACCGAAGCGTGTGGCGGTCGCTGAGTCGCACTCGGTAGACAAGGGAAGTGCGTTGTCGCTGGTGAAGAATCCAGCGTACCTTTGCGCGATTCTTGGCTACGCGGCGGTGACGTTTGCGATCGGCGGCATCTCGTTCTGGATGCCGAGCTTCCTGCAGCGTTTTGATGGCCGCGATATTGGGGCTGCAGGCACGATTATGGGCACGATTACTGTTGTGTGCGGCCTGAGCGGAACTCTGGCTGGCGGAGCGGTGGCCGGATGGTGGTCGAAGAAGACGGGCAAGGCTCTTTACTGGGTTCCGGCTCTGAGCGCGATTCTGACTGTTCCGTTCGCTCTCCTGTGCTTCTTCGGGCCGAAGGGCTGGACGCTGCCGATGTTGGGCGTCTCGTTGTTCTTCATCTCACTGGGCACAGGGCCGATCAACGCGGCGACGTTGAATGCTGTGCCGGCAAACCTGCGTTCCGCGGCGATGGCAGGACAGTTGTTTGTGCTGCATGTGTTTGGCGATATGCCGTCGTCGTGGGTGATCGGCGCGGTGAGCCAGCGTTCGAACCTGCGGCTGGGGCTGGGTATAACGCTGATATCGATGGTGGTAGGAGCGGTGATCTTCGGACTGGGTGCACGGTATGCTCCGAAGCTCAGC